The window TTTTTACTATATATGTATACAGCAAACATACATCTTAATCAGGTTTTTGTCTACATATTTCATCTGCTGCAGGAAGATGCGGAGCATCCTGACAATAGAACGCGAAAAGAAGTCAACAGGCGGCTTTATCTATTGACATCAGAGCCTCTATAAAATCTGAGTTGACATATATTTCTGAAGATACTATCATGCTCACATATTTGGGACGATTTAGTCCGCTGGGCGTTCGCTACGGGTAGTGCATACATAAACGGAATGGTATAATCTATAAAATGTATACAGGCTACATACTTTCAACACACAAGTTGTGTTAGATGAAAGGACAAAGCTGATGAGATACGACATACCATACGGAGACAGGAAAGAATATTTTGATGCACCGCAAGGATCTGTCATTTTCGAAGGGAAAATGACGAACATCCCGGCGGTCAAAGACTTTAAGGGAGAGCTTATCTCAGCCCTTGAATCGCCGATCGGCACTCCGCCGCTCAAAGAACTTGCCGTAGACAGGAAAAACATCGTCTTTCTCGTTGAAGACAACACTAGAAGCACTCCTCTCGACATAATAATGCCCATAATCACAGACTACCTAAACGAAAACGGAGTCCCTGACAACGCCATGAGTTTTCTTACCGCGCCAGGCACTCACAGGCTTATGACCGATGAAGAGATAATACAAAAGCTCGGGGCGGAAATGGTAAGACGTTTCAAAGTGGTACAGCACGACGCCAATGCGAGCGAAGACATGAAGGATCTCGGTACAGTCACTGCAGGTGATTATAAGATCCCTGTACACGTAAACAAATACGCACTGGAGGCCGATCTCCTTGTCGGCATAGGTAATATCGTTCCGCACTGCGATGCCGGCTATTCCGGCGGTGCAAAGATCCTTCAGCCGGGAGTCTGTGACTTTGTTACGACATCAGCCACCCATGCCGCCGCTGGCTTCTGTCCCGATATACCACTCGGGATGGCAGACGGCAATCCATGCCGCATGGGAATGGAAGAGGTCGCAAAGATCGCAGGGCTTGCCTTTATCGTCAACACTGTAAAGAACTATGAGGGAGAGATCTCCGGAATATTCGCGGGAGACTTTATCAAGGCACACAGAGAGGGAATAAAGCTTGCGAAAATATCTTACAGTATAAGTGTGCCGGAACCTGCAGACATCGTAATCGTGAGCTCCTCACCCTCAGACATGGACTATTGGCAGGCCTGCAAAGGCACAAGCTGTGCATATTTCGCAGTAAAAGAGGGCGGTGTAATGATATTCGCTGCTCCCTGCACAGAAGGCCTGGCACACAACCACCCCCATTTCAGGGAATGGTTGTCGCTGCCCATGGACGAAGTCCTCAGAAGGCTGGCTGCGGCTTCCCCTGAAGATGTTGAAGCTGACATGGTCTCTGCAGTGCTTTCTGTCTGCAACTGCCGCGCCAGGGACAAGGCAAAAATATTCTGCGTCTCTGACGGCCTGACAAAAGAAGACCTTGCAGCTATGCAGTACACTCCCTTCCCTAACGTTCAGGCCGCTCTTGATGAAGCGATGAGACTGATCCCCAGAGCTACGATAGGCATTATTCCCAAGGGCGGCATTTCACTGCCGATCATAGAAAATATATAAGACAAGAAAGGCGGCTGACTATGTTTCTGACAGATGAAGAAAAACGGATACTCGACGGAGCTGAAGGCGCGGGAAAGCAGAAAGCCATGGAAATGCTCTATGCGCTCGGAGTCACCTTCGACGCGGAAAAGCTTATCCCCATCAAGCGTGCCCACGTCGCGCTCAGCGGACAGGAGGGCGATACATACTGGTGCGAGCTCCTTGTAGAGGGAGGCGCGACATGCGCTGTTCCGCCTACGACCAACCCCTACTGGGACACGGACTACCTGACAAAATTCTATGACGTTACAAAAGAGGAACTTGATCTGGCTAACCGCACAGGAGAGGCATACCGCAAAATCGGCGCGATACTTACATATCACTGCGCCCCCGGAGTATGTTCCAACGTTCCCTTCCTGGGAGAGCACATAGCATTTTCAGAGTCCAGCGCGACACCCTATGTCAACGGAGCACTGGGTGCCCGTTCCAACCGCGAATCATCAATAAGTGCGCTGGCTGCCGCGGTAGTCGGAAAGACTCCATATTACGGTTACCACCTCGACGAAAACAGGCACGGGGACATTCTTATTGAAGTCGATGCCGAACTTAACGAATGCTACGACTGGGGGATACTCGGGCACTGCATCGGAGAGATGGCAGGATCGCTTGACCCTGTCCTTGTATTCAAAAACAAAGTGCGCCCATCACAGGAAGACTTCCTTTACTTCGGAGCAGAGGCCGCAACAAGCGGAGCCGTGGCTATGTATCACATGGTCGGCATCACACCTGAGGCACCCACTCTAGAAGCAGCTTTCGGCGGCAAAAAAATACCGGCTCCCACAGCGCTTATTACAAATAAAACACTTAAGGACCAGGAGACAAAACTTACAGCAGCTACAGGGGACATCAATCTGGTAATGCTTGGCTGCCCTCACTACACATACAGCCAGATCCTTGAAATAGAAAGGCTCTTCGCGGGAAGGAAGGTCAACCACAACACTGCCTTCTGGATACTGGCCGAATCCGGCGCCGTTGAGCTTGCCGAGCGTTCGCACCTCCGCCAGAAGCTGGAGCTTCTCGGAGTCCGCATGGTAGGAAACACATGCATCGACGAACCCTGCTGGAAATCATTCGAAGGCAGCCTTGGCGTGACAGACTCTCCTAAGTGCGCATACTACAGAGAGCGCCGCGGACAGCCATTTGCTATCCGCAGACTTTCAGAGTGTGTCGAGGCAGCAATAAAAGGGAGGCTGGACTAATGTCTGAGGATATGAAGGTCTATAAGTGCCGCAAGATAGTAAAGGGCAGCGCATGCGGCGAGGCCGTCGTCTCGACAGACGCGATGTGCTTCTACCTTACAGATCCCGAGACGGGGACAGTCATAGAGAGGAACCATGCGATCCACGGCAGGAGCATAGCGAATAAAATACTCGTGCTGAAGTCGGGAAAAGGCAGCTCCGTGGTACAGGTAGACGGTTTCTATCAGCTCTGGGTCAAAAACAATCTTCCTGCTGCAATAATCCTTATCGACACCGAACCGGTGATCGTATCCTCCGCAGTTATGGTCGGATGCACTATGGTGGACAAGATGGAGACCGACCCCTACAAGGTCATAGAGGACGGAGACTATGTCGAAGTCGACGCAGACAGGGGCGAGATCCGAGTAAGGAAAAAGAAATAGGCCTATTGGTAGTTGCGCCTCATAGAGGCGTTTTCTATAATTCCAAACGAAGCACAAAATCAAAGGGGGAAACAGCAAATGAAGAAGCTTTTTGCAGTATTTATGATCATGGCAGTAGTAGCAGTATTTGCGGGCACGGCTTTTGCGGCTCCGGAATACACCATCAAGGTCGGTTACATCGGTTCCGATTCGCATCCGACAATGAAGGCGATGAAAGAAGTCTTCGTGAAGCAGGTCGAAGAGGGTTCAAAGGGTAAGATCAAGGTCGAACTCTATCCTAACGGACAGCTCGGCGGCGACCGTGAACTTTCAGAAGGTGTACAGATGGGAACGATCCAGATGGCTATCCCCTCATCATCACCCCTCGCAGGATTCGACAAGAGGATCCAGGCCCTCGACCTGCCCTATCTCTTCACCACCAGAAAGGCAGCATTTGAAGCAGTAGACGGGATCCTTGGAGAGAAACTCAACGGCTATCTGGCTGCCAAAGGCATCCTTATCCTCGGTTATCAGGAGAACGGATTCCGCCACGTCACCAACAGCAAGAAACCCATCAAGAGCCCTGCAGACCTTAAAGGCCTGAAGATCCGTACTATGGAAAACCCGATGCACCTCGCATTCTTCAAGGCACTCGGAGCCAACCCCACGCCCATGAGCTGGGGAGAACTCTACACCGCTCTGCAGCAGGGAACTGTTGACGCGCAGGAAAACCCCTATGCAATGATCGACGACGGTAAGTTCTACGAAGTACAGAAGTACGTATCCGAGACGGGACACGTCTTCTCATATGAGATCCTTATTGCAAACAAGAAGTTCATGGATAAACTCCCGGCAGATCTTAACAAGCTCGTAGTCAAGGCCGCCAAGGACGCCACAGCGAAACAGCGTCAGCTTATGGAAAAAGAGGAAGGCGCATTCAAGGAAAAAGTGATCAAGGCAGGAATGAAAGCAAACTCCCTCACAGCAGAAGAAAAGAAACCCTTTGTAGAAGCAACTGCAAAAGTCTACCCGATGTTTGAGAAGGACCTCGGCAAGGACCTCATGGAAATAATCAAGAAGGTACAGAAGTAGCATCGACACAGTACCAACGCTTCCGCCCGCTCCGGCGGACGGAAGCGCCTTTTTTGCATTAAGAGGAGGTCATAACCGCTATGACGGTGAGTAAATTCCTTGACAATTTTGAAGAGTACTTCTGCGTTTGGACTATGGCCATAATGACAGTTATCGTCTTTATCCAGGTCGTAATGAGATATGTTTTTTCAAACTCGCTCTCATGGAGCGAGGAGCTGGCCCGTTTTATCTTCCTCTGGCTCTCCTGGATAGGCGCCAGCTACGCAGTTAAAGAAAGAAGCCACTTCAGGGTCGAAATGTTCGCTAATATGATAAAAGGAAAAACACGCATATATTTCGAATATATGATTTTGATAGTATGGTTCGTCTTCAGTTTCTTCCTGGCATGGCAAGGGACGATGCTGCTGATATTCCTCCAGGAGACCGGGCAGGAATCTGCGGCGATGCGGATACCGATGACCTGGCCATATGCATCCGTGCCGGTGGGGTGCGCCCTCATGTGCCTGAGGCTTTTAGTCGAATTCTACAAGCTGCATAAAAATGGCCTGCCCGCACCTGCATCACCTGCGGCAGAGATAATGGAATAGGAGGCGGGACCATGGAAGCTATTATCCTCTTTTCCATCCTTATCGTCACAATAGCACTCAGCATTCCCATAGGCATCACTCTCGGGCTTTCAACGTGCATTGCCATGTTGATGACATCCGACATACCTATGATAATGCTTGCCCAGAAATCCGTTACGGGGCTCGATTCGTTCCCGCTGCTGGCAATACCGTTCTTCATACTTGCAGGCGCTCTTATGTGCAACGGAGGCATTTCACGCAGGCTTGTCGCCCTCGCTGAAAGCCTTGTCGGCTACATCGTAGGAGGCCTTGCTATGGTAACGGTCCTTGCCTGTATGTTCTTTGCTGCCATTTCCGGTTCCGGACCGGCCACAGTCTCGGCCATCGGATCCTTTATGATCCCTTCGATGAAGGAAAGGAAGTACGATGCCGGTTTTGCCGCGGCTATTACAGCTGCTGCAGGCACGATCGGAGTCATAATACCTCCGAGCATTCCATTCGTGATCTACTGTGTAGTCGCGCAGTGTTCGATAGGCGACATGTTCATTGCCGGCATCATCCCCGGGATCATAATAGGCATAGCGCTGATGTTAGTCTGCTATATAACTGCAAGGAAGCGCAATTACAAAACCATGACAGATCGTCCGAGATTCTCTGAGGTCTCCAAAGCGTTCAAAGAATCTTTCTGGGCACTGCTTGTCCCCCTGATCATCCTCGGGGGCATATACGGCGGCATCTTTACCCCCACCGAAGCGGCAGTCGTAGCTGTCGTCTATTCTGTGATCATCGGGAAATTTGTATACCATGAGCTGGACATGAGATCGCTATATGACTGCCTCAAATCGACCGGACTCATCAACGGGGCTACATCATTCCTTATCGGGCTCTCAATGGCGTTCGCAAGCTACCTTGCAATGGCGCAGATCCCTGCAAAGATGGCAGCATGGCTGACTACCTTCGTTGACAGCCCCTTCCTGCTGCTTATGATCATCAACGTGTTCCTGCTGATCATCGGCTGTTTCGTGGACAACATAGCGGCCGTCATCATACTGACGCCGATACTTCTGCCTGTAGTCAAGATGATCGGTATCGACCCCATACATTTTGGGCTGATAATCACGGTCAACCTGGCATGCGGATTCATCTCACCGCCTTACGGGATCAACCTCTTTGTTGCTTCTGCGATATCGGGGGAGAGCATTGAGAGTATTTCAAAGGAGATAATCCCGGCTTTCGTGGCTATGGTCGGATGCCTTATGCTTTTCACCTACTTCCCGATCTTCACCATGGGGCTTCTGCAGGTAATAAGATAAAAATATCCCCGAAGCTAGTTCAGTGCGGCAGGCGCTAACGCCTGCCGCCTTTTGTATCTTGCACCAGACCTCTGCCGCTGTAAAACCGTTATTTCTCAATAGCTCAAACAATGATATATTAAAACGGCGACAGGCAGGGAGATGAATGGATGTTTCCGGTGCTATTCCAGTACTCCTTCATTACGATAAAGACGAGCTACCTCTTTTGGACTCTGTCCATCGTGGTCTTCATGTTCATGACCCGGCACAGGGCCGTGAATAAGTATGGCCTCGAACATAACGGGGTCACGGATGCTATAGTCTGGACATTTTTCGGGGCCGCGGGCGGCGCTCTCTTTTTTGATCTTTTCGGCAAAGCAATGCTGTTTATTACAAATGATCCTTCCTTCGCGGGCTTTTTCCCCGCCGAGCTCTCCTCTTCCGGCGGCATTCTGTGCGGGGGACTGGCAGGCATATACAAGTCATACAGGGAAAAGATCAGGTGGAACGATTTCGCGGATGCTGCAATGATACCTGCGGCATCCGCTATAGCCATATGGAGGCTGGGATGCTATTTCGATGGATGCTGCCGCGGGATCAGTCTCGACAGCTTGCCGCTGCCGTGGTTTGCCGTGCATTATCCAAATGACCATGCTTCCATTTTCAGATACCCATATCCCCTGATAGAATCAGCCTTCATGCTTGGGATGATGCTCTTTCTGGCCGCAACTGAAAAGTTGTTTTTTAAAAAGAGGGCTCCCGGCCATACTCTTCTTACTCCGCTTTTCATACTTGCTTACGGTGCTTTTCGTCTTTTGACCGATCATGTAAGGGAAGAGGGACTAAGAAACGGTGGGGTGCTGATCTTTGCACTCTTTGTCATCATCGGGTCTCTGGCATCTCTTTTCACGATATACAGGTCTGTTCACAAAAATAGATAGAGCATCTGCCTCAAGACGGGATCATTTTTCATTTCAGCCTGATGCTGTATATTGGTATCGGTCATTTGTCTCAGAAGATAGGAGGATGGTTCAGCATATCAGATGATAAGACATAAGGGCTTCACATTGATAGAAATACTTCTCGCAGTCGGGCTGGCCGGCATTATTGCCGTTGCTGCCCTGACTCCGCTGGTTTTTACTGTGCAGTCACTTGAGACCGTCCAGAAGGGCTGGGGCAAAAACATTAAAGTGATGGAGACGGCTGAGAGGATCTTCAGCGACACAAGAAATTTTGCACGAAGCAGTTCTTTCCCCGTCTTTCGGACTGTTCACAAGGAGGGCTTTACTGTCAGGGAGGATGACAGGCTGCTTGTCTGGTCAGCCGCTCCTGTGAAGGAGAATAAAGCGCCTGGGCTGATAGTTTACAAGATCGTATCTTCATCAGGCCTCAATAAATATAAACCGGGACTCTACAGATGGGAGATACCGGGATGGAGGTCTGCGGCAAAGGGATCCGGTGAAGAGACGGGACCGACTGATCTGGACACAGACAGTTTGAAGCCGGAGGATGGCAAAATGGTGCTCAAGGATGCGGAGGGGCTGAGGTTCTCCGTCTGGTCAGGCGAGTCATGGGCCGATGAATATACGGGAGAACTCCCGAAAGCCATAAGGATAACGATAACGCTTAACGGGAGAAAACAAGTTTATGAAGATTCACTGCCGACGATCCTCAAAGAATAAGGGGTTCATCCTCATATCAGTAATGATATCAGTCACGTTGCTCCTTACTGCCGCGACGGCATTTTCGTGGTACGCAAGGACTGAGATGCAAAGGGCAGAGGCAGTAAGCTTCATCGTCAGAAGCAGGAGCATTGCTGAGATAGCCTGTAAGTACGCATCAAAAAAGATCGCGCAGGACAATAACGGATATGACAGCCGATCTGAGCCCCTTTACGCTTATAATGGTGTATTGAGATCTGAGATCGACGGTTTTACCCTTGAAGTCAAAATAGAGCCCCTAGATGACAAAATCCCGATAAACGGTATTTTGTTGCCTGACAGGGTCACCATCAGATCCGAGTACACCGGCGCATGGGACAAAATATGGGAAAATGTTGGTTTCCCATGGCTTGCCGCGGTAGTTTTGGATTTCATTGACTCCGACAGCAGCCAGAAGCTGGAGGGAAGCGAAAGGAACACAAGCATCAACCGGCAACTGAGCGATCTCACCGAGCTCAGGCTGATAGATGAAATTAACGACGGGGTGCTGTGGGGAACAAAAGACATCCCCATGGGCCTGGCAGGATATCTAACCGTTTACGGCAGCGAAAAAGTAAATATAAACACCGCTTCCCCACAGGTCATAGCAATAATGGACGAGAAGATCGACATAGCCCAGGCACGGAATTTTGCCGCGCTTAGGATGATGTACCCCATAAGAAGCCTGGATGACCTGAAAAAGATCCCCAACATACCTGTTGAGGTCATTACAAAACTTTCTAATGTTATCGCTTTTGAAAGCTCTTATTTTCGTCTGAATATCAATGTATCATATGGAGATAAAATGGAGAGGAATTTCAGGATCATACTTAAACGGGAAAACAACTCTTGCAGCCTGGTGCGCTGGGAGGAATAGGCAAGACAGATGACAGATTCCAGTAAACTGAAAGACTTATTCTCACAAGATCCGGGAGGACATGCAAAAACGGATGAAAATATTCGTTTCTGTACTGAGGAGGATGTTGCCGACCGCAATGCGGTCCTGTCTTCGTCACAAAACCGACGGGTCATCGCGCTCCTTCAGCTCAGGACGCTCTCAGTACACCCCTTCTCCTTCCCCTTCGGAAAAAACGGGAGGGTAAGGGATGCCCTGAAGATGTCCTTCAGGTATGCCCTGGGAAACGACGATGATTCTATCCTCATGATACCCCAGGTGACAGAACAGGGATCTGACAGGACTGACGGGGTCGTATGGTTCGTCTCTAAAAGAGAGATAGAGAAAGCAGAAAAAAGGCTGGGCGACGGGATAGCTTTCTGGCCGGCTCCCCTGGTTTTGTTCCATGAGACAGGGGGCAACGGGCTGGCATTGTGGAACGCTGACAGCGGCACCTCGGGAATGCTTTTTAAAGACGGCTCTCCTATCTTATACAAATGGACACCCTCATCAGAAAATGCCGCGGAGAACCTGGAGAAATGGTTCGTCGATTACTCACGCTCAGCAGACATGTCGATAGATAATGTCATAACTGCAGAAAGATCTTCCCTATCTTCAAAAAACATCCAAAAAGCCGGGAGGGAGACCCTGAAGTCATTAAATGGCTCGGCCTCGCTTGATCTTTCAACTAAAAGTGCCGACAGCGCAAGAAAACTGGAATCCTTTTTCGCCGCAGCCTTCAGCACAGCCAGGGCAGCCGTCTTCCTCGGCCTCTTGTTTTTGCTCCTCTCGGCAGGAGCATTTTTATACAGCAGGCTGAACAGTGATCATTTTGAGTATGTCCCCTTTGAGATTTACGGGACAGCATTTGGAGAGAGGTCCAACAGCCCTCTGGCCTCTTCATCCGCGAAAATAAAGAACCTCAGCGCGGGCGGGACCAACATGAGCCTTGAACAGGCTCTGGAAAATATTTCGGCAGCCTGGAAAGCATCCGCTTCATCAGGATCACTGAAACTTGACGCAATAAGGTACGGGACCGAGCGCACCGAGATACAGGGCACCGCTGCCGGAAGCGGTGCTGTCGAATCCCTTCGCGATTCGCTGAACAAAAGCGGCTTCAGCGCGAAGATCACCGACATCCAGCAGATACCGGGTTCGGGAATGCGTTTTTCCATAGGACTAGACAGCCCCGAAAGGAGCGGGCAAAAATGATCGAAGAGATCAGGGAACTGCCTGAGACAAAAAAACTCATCCGCCTCGGACTGCTCGCACTTCTGGTCTGGACAGTGGGAGCAGCACTCTTCCTTGAGGCTGCCGCTGTCCTGAACAGCAGCAGAGAGAGGATCGTCGACGCAGGAAGAGTCCTTGATGCGGCAAATACCTTCTATTCATATCCTTCAAGAAATTCCGAAGGAGATAAAGAGCCTTTGTCTCTCCTAACCGACACGATAAACGAACTCAGGCTGAAAGACCGTGTAGGACTGATGAACTCAGGTTCGTTGGGGCTGACCGTTCAGATGACCGAGCTGAACGGAGCAGAATTTGTCTCTTTGCTGAAGCGCTTCGCTGAAAAGGGCCTTCAGATAAAAACAGCTGATATCAGGGCGATAACTTCCGCTCAAAAGGGAAGGCTGATAAACGCATCAATGCTGATAGGAGCAAACGGCGATGGCTCTCAGTAACGCACTCAAGGTCATTTTTGCAGGACTGTGCGGCCTCATCGCCGGCATGGTCCTCTTCTTTCCATGGGACGCAGCGGCAGAGTACGCAGCGAGCCGGACTGCCGCGTCAGCTTCGGAAAAAAATATCTTTATCTCATTCAGGGACATTTACACCGAGGGCTTCGCGGACAGGGAATTCATCTACAGGGGCATCACCGCGGACATGCCCGCAGTATCGATAAAAATCAACGAAGCCAGAGTGGACCCGAAGATAATAAGATCTTTGATATCCGCCTCAAAAACGGGGACCATCTCTCTTGGAAGCGGCGAGATCACAACAGTAACAAGGCAGAAACTCAAATGGACCTCCGGAACGGCGAACATAAGGTCTGACGGGAAGACGCTGTATATCGACGACCTTACGCTTGCCGGCAGCGTATCGGCAAAGGGCTTCATAAATATTTCAACGGATACAGGTAAGATAGTGGCATCTGATATAACTGCCCGTTTCCCGCATGAATTTGACAGGGCGCTTGAGATGCTGAGCAATATGCAGTTACTCCCCCTTACGAAGTCCGGCTCGGGGGAATGGAGGATATCACGGTGAAAGAAGACCTCAGGCCCCGTTTGTCCGCATATATAAAAGATTTTTGCGGCCTGTTAAGAAACGGATATCCCTCTGGCGCAAAGAGGCAGTCAAAGGATCTTCTTCTGCCACTACTCTCCTTTCTTGCCGGCCTGATCATCGCATCGGTGATATGCTTTTTCATGGAATTTTCCTTGCTTGATCGTTCTGCCGAGGCAAAACATGACCTTGCAGCGGCCATATCAAACAGGACCCCGTCCCTTCTCAATTCTTTGAGTGCCGATCCTTACCGGGATTTCTATGATTTGAATCCGCTGGGTACGCTTATGCCCGACAGGGGCAGTTCGGAAGACATGTCATATCAGATCAGAGACATGAGCCTTGCCGGAACGCTGCCCGACATCGGAGCATGGATCCGAGGCAGTTCCTCAACTCGTTTCGTATTGAAAGGCGAGGAGATCAGCGGCTATAAGCTGGATGATGTCAAATATCAGGAAGTCACCCTTATTAGGGGTGATCAGAAACACAGGCTGTTTATGAGCATCTCTACCGGCAATCTGACGCCCCCGCAAAGGGTCTCAGACCGCCCTCAGCAAAGGAACACCGTCCCCAAAAAGGCACCTCCCAAAGAGGGGCATCCCGGTATTGAACCTGCATCGGAAGGGATCGAGGGAGTGATCCCCAGAGAGCTCGTGGACAAGCTTCTGATGAACCCCTATGACGAGATCGCCAAGATGAGGATGGTGCCTGCCGAGGGCGGCGGCATGCAGCTGGCGAGAATAGACCCTGACAGCGTCCTCGGACTTGTCGGAGTCAAAAAGGACGACGTCATAAAAGCCGTAAACGGAGTTGAGATAACCAATCTCAGCGATGCCACGAACGCTGTCAATTCGATGATGTCGGGCACAAGGTTTGACGTGAAGGTCGAAAGGTCCGGCAAACCTCTGGAATTAAAATATCAGGTAAAATGAACGTCAAGAGGAAACGCGCTTTCACATTAGTTGAAGTTATGGTGGCTGTGGTCATACTGTCCCTGACTGCAACCGCAGCGATAAGGCTTGTTATGCTTGGACAGGAAGGACTCAGAGGAGCAAAGGCCGAGATCACGCTGACACAAGAGGCAAAAGCTATCAGGACAGGTATAATGCTGGGAACAGTACAGACGTCAGGCAAACGCGGCGATATAATATGGGAAACGTCTGACGGGACAAAGGAAATGTTCGGCGAGAATTTCGGGAGGCTTGACTTTTCCGGCCGGGAACAGACAAATATGATCGTTATCAATGAAGATATGAGATGGAAAGAGATCAGGGTCAGCAACACGAAAGATGAGCGGCACATCGTCATATATATGCCCTATGACTGATACCGGATCATGACAGCGGGACCGTAAGGGCAAAGAAGGTCACAGCACAGATCCAGCCGTAAAATCTTTACACATCATCCATACCAGCAGCCGGGGAGAGATCTGACATGTTCAGGAAAACCAAATTATTGTCCTTCATCTTTATCCTTTTATTTATAATCTCTTCATCAGCCGGATGCATGCCCGCAAAAGCACAGGATGCTCCGGACGAGGAACAAAACCTCGTTGCGGCAGCCCGCCAGATGCGGCAGTCAAACAATGTACAGCTGAACTTCAGCAACCTTGAGATCAGCAAGTTCCTGAGGTTCATGTCGGAACTACTGAATGAAAACATCGTGGTGGATCCCGCTGTAGGAGGCAAGGTCTCTGTCGTTTCTCCCAAGGCCATCTCGCTGAGGGAGGCAAGGGAAGTGATGCTCTCCGTACTTGAGATGAACAACCTGTCGATACAGAACATGGGGGGGTATTCAAAGGTATTGCCTGCCAGTTCCGGACCGACACTGAACAACACCGTCATAAAGGGCGACCGCAGCATAGCTCCGGGTGAAGCCCTGACTGTCCAGATGGTCCCTCTTCGCCATGTAAAGGCCGGTTACATAACAGAACCGCTCAGATCCGCTGTACCTGATATAAATGTAACACCTCTCGAAAATGGGAATGCAGTCCTGCTTACCGGCAAGGCCTCTGCCCTGAACCGTTCCGTAAGCGTCATAAGGGCACTGGACGCCAAGGACAGCATAAGGAGCATCAAGGCGTTCACCCTTACCCATGCCAATCCAAAGATCGTGGAATCTCAGCTCAATGTCATGTCAAAGGACACTTCATCAAGGCTTTCAGGAATTCTCGCGGTGGGGGACGAGAGAACAAGGCGAGTCGTCCTTATCGGAAGCAATCAGGCTATTCTTGAGTCCGAAAGGATACTGAAAATTCTCGACGTGCCTTCAAGGGCTGAGAGCTTCCATGTCTACCGCCTCAAAAACGCCGATGCAAAGGTCGTGGCCGAACAGATGAACAGTATACTGGCCACTGCGGCCAAACTTTCCCCGGATCCAAAGGGAACGATCCCCTCTTCCGTGGTCCCGGACCTCCCTACAAACAGCCTTGTATTCACTGCCTCCCACGAACAGTTCGGCTCTCTCAAGGAGATACTGGTCCAGCTTGACATCCAGCCCAAACAGGTCCTGCTGAGGGGGCTCATAGCTGAAGTCAACCTCAACAAGCTCAACAGCGCCGGAATAGACTGGGCGGCATGGGGCGGAGGGATCGCCGGAGACGCGGTCATAGCAGGCAACGTCCAGATGGGAAGCTCTGCCAT is drawn from Synergistaceae bacterium DZ-S4 and contains these coding sequences:
- a CDS encoding prolipoprotein diacylglyceryl transferase; this translates as MFPVLFQYSFITIKTSYLFWTLSIVVFMFMTRHRAVNKYGLEHNGVTDAIVWTFFGAAGGALFFDLFGKAMLFITNDPSFAGFFPAELSSSGGILCGGLAGIYKSYREKIRWNDFADAAMIPAASAIAIWRLGCYFDGCCRGISLDSLPLPWFAVHYPNDHASIFRYPYPLIESAFMLGMMLFLAATEKLFFKKRAPGHTLLTPLFILAYGAFRLLTDHVREEGLRNGGVLIFALFVIIGSLASLFTIYRSVHKNR
- the gspD gene encoding type II secretion system secretin GspD; translated protein: MFRKTKLLSFIFILLFIISSSAGCMPAKAQDAPDEEQNLVAAARQMRQSNNVQLNFSNLEISKFLRFMSELLNENIVVDPAVGGKVSVVSPKAISLREAREVMLSVLEMNNLSIQNMGGYSKVLPASSGPTLNNTVIKGDRSIAPGEALTVQMVPLRHVKAGYITEPLRSAVPDINVTPLENGNAVLLTGKASALNRSVSVIRALDAKDSIRSIKAFTLTHANPKIVESQLNVMSKDTSSRLSGILAVGDERTRRVVLIGSNQAILESERILKILDVPSRAESFHVYRLKNADAKVVAEQMNSILATAAKLSPDPKGTIPSSVVPDLPTNSLVFTASHEQFGSLKEILVQLDIQPKQVLLRGLIAEVNLNKLNSAGIDWAAWGGGIAGDAVIAGNVQMGSSAIPDNVIDLYERLITTEEVYDKDGSTYKTTNTDGKALIYTYVKMLNKYDAINVLSMPRLMCTDNLPSHLQVGQVIPQMKGTLTDTTNPRAVQNTYEYKDVGLILSVTPHVRSGNLVALEIEQRVEDLLTTMGSPTPVTSKREVKTNVLVANGDTIIIGGLIREAEKVLKHRVPLFSYIPLIGNLFKSSEKQREKVDLMIFLTPYILEDPKAASSMTTSIISDGQQLSTAEIGTLMKNHEGYQKSIENEGVTKEMLDPRNILSGDKQEEKKGDWKSRYNELVKEMEAKDKDKGK
- a CDS encoding PDZ domain-containing protein; the encoded protein is MKEDLRPRLSAYIKDFCGLLRNGYPSGAKRQSKDLLLPLLSFLAGLIIASVICFFMEFSLLDRSAEAKHDLAAAISNRTPSLLNSLSADPYRDFYDLNPLGTLMPDRGSSEDMSYQIRDMSLAGTLPDIGAWIRGSSSTRFVLKGEEISGYKLDDVKYQEVTLIRGDQKHRLFMSISTGNLTPPQRVSDRPQQRNTVPKKAPPKEGHPGIEPASEGIEGVIPRELVDKLLMNPYDEIAKMRMVPAEGGGMQLARIDPDSVLGLVGVKKDDVIKAVNGVEITNLSDATNAVNSMMSGTRFDVKVERSGKPLELKYQVK
- a CDS encoding type II secretion system GspH family protein, encoding MNVKRKRAFTLVEVMVAVVILSLTATAAIRLVMLGQEGLRGAKAEITLTQEAKAIRTGIMLGTVQTSGKRGDIIWETSDGTKEMFGENFGRLDFSGREQTNMIVINEDMRWKEIRVSNTKDERHIVIYMPYD
- a CDS encoding prepilin-type N-terminal cleavage/methylation domain-containing protein, which produces MIRHKGFTLIEILLAVGLAGIIAVAALTPLVFTVQSLETVQKGWGKNIKVMETAERIFSDTRNFARSSSFPVFRTVHKEGFTVREDDRLLVWSAAPVKENKAPGLIVYKIVSSSGLNKYKPGLYRWEIPGWRSAAKGSGEETGPTDLDTDSLKPEDGKMVLKDAEGLRFSVWSGESWADEYTGELPKAIRITITLNGRKQVYEDSLPTILKE
- a CDS encoding general secretion pathway protein GspK; the encoded protein is MKIHCRRSSKNKGFILISVMISVTLLLTAATAFSWYARTEMQRAEAVSFIVRSRSIAEIACKYASKKIAQDNNGYDSRSEPLYAYNGVLRSEIDGFTLEVKIEPLDDKIPINGILLPDRVTIRSEYTGAWDKIWENVGFPWLAAVVLDFIDSDSSQKLEGSERNTSINRQLSDLTELRLIDEINDGVLWGTKDIPMGLAGYLTVYGSEKVNINTASPQVIAIMDEKIDIAQARNFAALRMMYPIRSLDDLKKIPNIPVEVITKLSNVIAFESSYFRLNINVSYGDKMERNFRIILKRENNSCSLVRWEE